Proteins encoded in a region of the Anopheles aquasalis chromosome 2, idAnoAquaMG_Q_19, whole genome shotgun sequence genome:
- the LOC126568854 gene encoding translation initiation factor eIF-2B subunit alpha produces MKEISQQFDVAHNFVSVLEKDDSMSPGIAAIKTLLMVLEKTKFDTVQELHSTIQSAVRAMRDTDKPMTSVVSGTELFSRFITLAKFDDKTMDEVRDIMLRRGKMFLTKLLESRNVIAKQAIAFISDGCRILTHARSRTVREALILAAQHNKRFHVFITHSAPECGNPNGTISDGQQMASELEKAGIECTIILDASVGYVMETVDMVLVGSEGVVESGGIINRIGTVTMAICAKEMKKPFYVLVESFKFCRLYPLNQRDLPDDYKYRKSDLANKAKAHPMVDYTAPGYITLLFTDLGILAPSAVSDELIKLYL; encoded by the exons atgaaggaaataaGCCAGCAATTCG ATGTCGCTCACAACTTTGTTAGCGTACTGGAAAAGGATGATAGCATGTCGCCGGGAATCGCCGCTATCAAAACCCTGTTGATGGTGCTCGAGAAAACGAAAT TCGATACCGTCCAGGAGCTGCACAGTACCATCCAATCGGCCGTGCGTGCGATGCGCGATACGGACAAACCGATGACTTCGGTTGTGTCTGGCACGGAGCTGTTCTCGCGATTCATCACGTTGGCCAAGTTCGACGACAAAACGATGGACGAGGTGCGCGACATCATGCTACGGCGTGGAAAGATGTTCCTCACGAAGTTGCTGGAAAGTAGGAACGTTATCGCGAAGCAAGCAATTGCCTTCATCAGCGATGGATGC CGAATTCTCACACACGCCCGTTCGCGCACTGTCCGGGAAGCGCTTATACTGGCCGCACAGCACAACAAACGGTTCCACGTGTTTATCACTCACAGTGCCCCGGAATGTGGCAATCCCAATGGAACGATCAGTGATGG CCAACAAATGGCATCGGAACTGGAGAAGGCCGGTATCGagtgcaccatcatcctgGACGCATCGGTGGGCTACGTGATGGAAACGGTGGACATGGTTCTGGTCGGTTCGGAGGGAGTGGTGGAGAGTGGTGGTATTATCAATCGAATCGGCACCGTCACCATGGCGATCTGTGCCAAGGAGATGAAAAAACCGTTCTATGTCCTCGTAGAGAGCTTCAAGTTTTGTCGCCTGTATCCGCTTAACCAGCGGGATCTGCCAGATGACTACAAG TACAGGAAAAGCGACCTAGCGAACAAGGCCAAGGCACACCCGATGGTCGACTACACTGCGCCCGGCTACATTACCCTTCTTTTCACCGACCTTGGCATACTGGCACCATCGGCTGTGAGCGATGAGTTGATCAAGCTTTATCTGTAG